The following are from one region of the Advenella mimigardefordensis DPN7 genome:
- a CDS encoding ferritin-like domain-containing protein — MPSSVTSSSVAPSASPSLRQAALDALAESDPCKKITAVNQLAATLPVYADHVLQPTQVLPGRPQRPQLVDPREVSIRSTQTPQGKAALMHSIAHIEFNAINLALDIIWRFPGMPDDFYYDWLQVAREEAYHFSLVRGHLAASGYQYGDFSAHNGLWDMAEKTADDILARLALVPRTLEARGLDVSPAIQNKLRAANDQRGVEILDIILRDEIGHVKTGNRWYLYCCEQQNQDPVAAYAALIDTYRISKPRGPFNVQARMAAGFTQADIDWLNSL, encoded by the coding sequence ATGCCCTCTTCTGTCACGTCTTCTTCTGTCGCCCCGTCCGCTTCCCCTTCGCTGCGTCAGGCAGCACTGGATGCCCTGGCCGAATCCGATCCCTGCAAAAAAATCACCGCGGTCAACCAGCTGGCTGCCACGCTGCCCGTGTACGCGGATCACGTGCTGCAGCCAACTCAAGTGCTGCCGGGCCGGCCACAACGGCCACAACTGGTCGATCCGCGTGAAGTATCGATACGGTCAACGCAAACGCCGCAGGGGAAAGCGGCGCTCATGCACTCCATCGCCCATATCGAATTCAACGCCATCAACCTGGCGCTGGATATTATCTGGCGCTTCCCCGGCATGCCCGACGATTTCTACTACGATTGGCTGCAGGTGGCCCGCGAAGAGGCCTATCACTTTTCACTCGTGCGCGGGCATCTTGCGGCCTCGGGTTATCAGTACGGTGATTTTTCAGCCCATAACGGGCTCTGGGACATGGCGGAAAAAACCGCCGATGATATCCTGGCCAGGCTTGCCCTGGTGCCCCGCACGCTGGAGGCACGCGGCCTGGATGTGTCCCCGGCCATCCAGAACAAATTGCGGGCCGCCAACGATCAACGCGGTGTAGAGATCCTGGATATCATTTTGCGCGATGAAATCGGCCATGTTAAAACCGGCAATCGCTGGTACCTCTATTGCTGTGAGCAGCAGAATCAGGACCCGGTAGCCGCTTATGCGGCACTGATCGACACTTACCGCATCAGCAAGCCGCGCGGCCCATTCAATGTCCAGGCCAGAATGGCGGCAGGATTCACCCAGGCCGATATTGACTGGCTGAATTCCTTATAA
- a CDS encoding D-2-hydroxyacid dehydrogenase — protein sequence MSSSARIVFLDRATLPDFITLKTFEFGHEVTTYDQTAPAEVAQRIRDANIVITNKVPVSAQDVAQADGLKLVAVAATGTNIVDIEACRDRGVIVTNIRNYAVNTVPEHTLALIFALRRSLLPYHLSVGQGRWAQSGQFCYFDYPVSDLAGSTIGIFGSGALGSAVASRAQALGMNVLFAARKGQTDVKPTHTPFEQVIAQADILTLHLPLTPATRHMIGAAELAQMKSTAILINTARGGLVDEAALADALENNRIGGAGFDVVTQEPMPDTHPFMRLMNRPDFILTPHVAWASRQAIQALADQLVDNINAFMRNEIRNQV from the coding sequence ATGTCATCTTCTGCCCGCATTGTGTTTCTTGATCGTGCTACGCTGCCCGACTTTATCACGCTCAAGACGTTTGAGTTCGGACACGAAGTAACGACCTATGACCAGACTGCGCCTGCAGAAGTGGCACAGCGGATTCGCGATGCGAATATCGTCATCACCAATAAGGTGCCGGTGTCGGCGCAGGACGTGGCGCAGGCAGACGGTCTTAAACTGGTGGCCGTGGCGGCAACCGGAACCAATATCGTAGATATTGAAGCATGTCGCGACAGAGGCGTTATTGTGACCAATATTCGCAACTATGCCGTCAATACCGTACCGGAGCATACACTCGCTCTTATTTTTGCACTGCGCCGCAGCTTGCTTCCCTATCATCTTTCTGTTGGCCAGGGACGCTGGGCACAAAGCGGCCAGTTTTGTTATTTTGACTACCCGGTCAGCGATCTGGCCGGGAGTACTATCGGCATTTTCGGTTCTGGTGCGCTGGGCAGTGCGGTTGCCAGCCGCGCCCAGGCATTGGGTATGAACGTGCTGTTCGCTGCTCGCAAGGGACAGACGGACGTCAAGCCAACGCATACCCCCTTCGAGCAAGTGATCGCACAGGCCGATATTCTCACCTTGCATCTGCCCTTGACTCCGGCAACCCGGCATATGATAGGCGCGGCAGAACTGGCACAAATGAAGTCAACGGCTATTCTGATCAACACGGCCAGGGGTGGCCTGGTGGATGAAGCGGCGCTGGCCGACGCGTTGGAGAACAACCGTATCGGTGGCGCCGGATTTGATGTGGTCACCCAGGAGCCCATGCCCGACACACACCCATTCATGCGGCTGATGAACCGGCCGGACTTTATCCTGACACCGCATGTGGCATGGGCCAGCCGCCAGGCGATTCAGGCGCTGGCAGATCAACTGGTCGATAACATCAACGCCTTCATGCGTAACGAGATCCGCAACCAGGTTTGA
- a CDS encoding GMC family oxidoreductase: MAETTTLYGDFDYIIAGAGSAGCLLANRLSADPSCKVLLLEAGGDDKWRWLHIPVGYLYCIGNPRTDWCFTTHPDAGLNGRSIAYPRGRVLGGSSAINGMIYMRGQKEDYDGWRDAGNPGWGWSDVLPLFKKFEHHYAGDTPFHGARGELRVEQQRLRWDILDAFRQAAEQAGIPHIDDFNCGDNEGSSYFQVTQKKGVRFSAATAFLRPIKDRSNLTVITDAMIDRINVKERIARGLRFRHNNHFFHANARREVILSAGAIGSVQILQRSGVGSGDLMKSLGIPLVHHLPGVGRNLQDHLQLRMIYKVNKVRTLNSMMQSPLAKAFMGLQYAFLKKGPLTMAPSQLGIFARSSPRQPRANVQYHVQPLSLEKFGDGLHSFPAFTASVCNIRPGSRGTVNIVSPSLEDRPDILCNYLSTDEDVQVALESIQLTRQIAAQAALEKYTPQEFRPGPLAKTDDDLIRAASDIGTTIFHPVGTCKMGADNMAVVDANLCVHGVGRLRVVDASIMPTITSGNTNAPVMLIAEKAAQLILDADKG, encoded by the coding sequence ATGGCAGAGACAACAACGCTATATGGGGACTTTGACTACATCATTGCGGGCGCCGGTTCGGCCGGCTGCCTGCTGGCCAATCGCTTGTCTGCCGACCCTTCCTGCAAGGTGCTGTTGCTGGAGGCGGGCGGCGATGATAAATGGCGCTGGTTGCATATTCCCGTAGGCTATCTTTATTGCATCGGCAATCCCAGAACAGACTGGTGCTTTACCACGCACCCCGATGCCGGGCTTAACGGCCGCAGTATTGCCTATCCGCGAGGGCGTGTGCTCGGCGGCAGTTCTGCCATCAATGGCATGATCTACATGCGCGGCCAGAAAGAAGATTACGATGGCTGGCGTGATGCCGGTAACCCGGGCTGGGGCTGGAGCGATGTGTTGCCGCTGTTTAAAAAATTCGAGCATCATTACGCGGGCGATACACCCTTTCATGGTGCTCGCGGCGAGTTGCGCGTGGAGCAGCAACGCCTGCGCTGGGATATTCTGGATGCCTTTCGCCAGGCAGCGGAACAGGCAGGCATTCCACACATTGACGACTTCAATTGCGGCGACAATGAAGGGTCCTCCTATTTTCAGGTGACCCAGAAAAAAGGCGTGCGCTTCAGCGCGGCGACTGCGTTCCTGCGCCCCATCAAGGACCGCAGTAACCTTACGGTTATCACAGATGCAATGATAGACCGGATCAATGTGAAAGAGCGGATCGCCCGGGGTCTGCGTTTTCGCCATAATAACCATTTCTTTCATGCCAACGCGCGCCGTGAAGTGATTCTTAGCGCGGGGGCCATTGGTTCGGTGCAGATTCTCCAGCGTTCCGGCGTGGGCAGCGGCGACCTGATGAAATCGCTGGGCATTCCGCTGGTCCACCATTTGCCAGGGGTAGGGCGCAATCTGCAGGATCATCTGCAACTGCGAATGATCTATAAAGTGAATAAGGTGCGCACGCTCAACAGCATGATGCAGTCACCCCTGGCCAAGGCGTTCATGGGCCTGCAATATGCTTTTCTGAAAAAGGGACCGCTAACCATGGCACCGTCTCAGCTGGGTATCTTTGCGCGCTCGTCGCCCCGGCAGCCACGCGCCAATGTGCAATACCATGTACAGCCGCTGTCGCTGGAAAAATTCGGTGATGGTCTGCACTCGTTCCCGGCTTTCACGGCATCGGTTTGCAACATCCGGCCAGGCAGCCGCGGTACAGTCAACATTGTTTCCCCTTCCTTGGAAGACCGCCCAGATATTCTATGCAATTACCTGAGCACCGACGAAGATGTGCAGGTTGCCCTGGAGAGCATCCAGCTCACACGGCAGATCGCCGCTCAGGCTGCATTGGAAAAGTACACGCCACAGGAATTCCGACCAGGCCCGCTGGCCAAGACCGACGATGACCTGATCCGGGCGGCCAGCGATATCGGCACGACTATTTTTCATCCGGTGGGCACCTGCAAAATGGGTGCTGACAATATGGCCGTGGTAGATGCCAATTTGTGTGTGCATGGGGTCGGCCGGCTGCGTGTGGTTGATGCTTCCATTATGCCCACCATCACTTCGGGTAATACCAACGCACCGGTCATGTTGATTGCGGAAAAAGCGGCTCAGCTGATATTGGATGCCGACAAAGGCTGA
- a CDS encoding phosphoadenylyl-sulfate reductase, whose amino-acid sequence MAFHSAQTQASVFERPVLWAPPKRAIDPAALDEKCRQLRERLLDIARAHQHTRLASSLSAEDMVITDVILRAAEQGESHQDIAAHIDIFTLETGRLPAETLALLDQIQAHYGVRLAIYTPDESAVQAYIEQYGLNGFYESLQARRQCCDIRKVVPLAAALAGADAWITGQRREQSVTRSDLHLQEHDEARGISKYNPLFDWTEQEIWAYVERYSVPVNALHYQGYPSIGCDPCTKAIRVGEDPRAGRWWWENQDSRECGLHVHN is encoded by the coding sequence ATGGCTTTTCACTCTGCGCAAACCCAGGCATCGGTCTTTGAACGCCCGGTCCTCTGGGCGCCGCCAAAGCGCGCAATTGATCCGGCTGCGCTGGACGAAAAATGCCGGCAGTTGCGCGAACGCCTGCTGGATATCGCGCGTGCGCATCAGCACACACGCCTGGCATCCAGCTTGTCGGCGGAAGATATGGTGATTACAGACGTGATATTGCGTGCGGCAGAACAAGGCGAATCTCATCAGGACATTGCTGCACATATCGATATCTTTACGCTGGAAACCGGTCGCCTGCCGGCAGAAACGCTGGCATTACTGGATCAGATTCAGGCTCATTATGGTGTGCGACTGGCGATTTACACGCCCGACGAGTCGGCCGTACAGGCATATATCGAGCAGTACGGCCTGAATGGCTTTTACGAAAGTTTGCAGGCGCGCCGCCAATGCTGTGATATTCGTAAAGTGGTGCCGCTGGCCGCTGCGCTTGCCGGTGCGGATGCCTGGATTACCGGTCAGCGTCGTGAGCAGTCGGTCACGCGCAGCGACCTGCATCTGCAAGAGCACGATGAGGCAAGAGGGATCAGCAAATATAACCCACTGTTTGACTGGACCGAGCAGGAGATCTGGGCATATGTAGAGCGCTATTCGGTGCCGGTTAACGCCCTGCATTATCAGGGCTACCCAAGCATTGGCTGTGATCCCTGTACCAAGGCAATCCGCGTCGGGGAAGACCCGCGCGCCGGCCGCTGGTGGTGGGAAAACCAGGACAGTCGCGAATGTGGTCTGCACGTTCACAATTGA
- the cysD gene encoding sulfate adenylyltransferase subunit CysD, which translates to MDTLSGSINHHPAHLHTGHLKRLEAESIYIIREVYAQSRSPALLFSGGKDSVVMLHLARKAFRLGKRPSTLPFSLVHIDTGHNYPEVIRFRDELVAEHGFKLVVGHVEDSIRKGTVKLRRETDSRNAAQAVTLLETIEEHGFDALMGGARRDEEKARAKERIFSFRDEFGQWDPKAQRPELWELYNARVHPGEQIRVFPISNWTELDIWQYIEQENLALPEIYYAHDREIVRRNDLLVPVTSLTPKQESEQSEIVSVRFRTVGDISCTCPVASTAATPADIIRETAIAEITERGATRMDDQLSEASMEKRKKEGYF; encoded by the coding sequence ATGGATACACTATCCGGTTCAATCAATCATCACCCGGCCCATTTGCATACGGGACATCTGAAGCGGCTTGAAGCCGAGTCCATTTATATTATTCGGGAAGTCTATGCACAAAGCCGCTCACCGGCCTTGCTGTTTTCCGGCGGTAAGGATTCGGTGGTCATGCTGCATCTTGCCCGCAAGGCGTTTCGTCTGGGCAAGCGGCCGTCTACCCTGCCGTTTTCGCTGGTTCATATCGATACCGGTCACAACTATCCGGAAGTCATCCGCTTTCGCGATGAGCTGGTTGCCGAGCATGGATTCAAGCTGGTCGTAGGGCACGTAGAAGATTCGATCCGCAAGGGTACTGTCAAGCTGCGTCGTGAGACGGATTCGCGCAATGCCGCGCAGGCCGTGACGCTACTGGAGACCATCGAGGAACACGGCTTTGACGCGCTCATGGGAGGCGCAAGACGCGACGAAGAAAAAGCGCGGGCCAAGGAACGGATTTTTTCTTTCCGCGATGAGTTCGGCCAATGGGATCCCAAAGCGCAGCGTCCGGAGTTGTGGGAACTGTATAACGCCCGCGTTCATCCGGGCGAGCAGATTCGCGTGTTTCCCATCTCGAACTGGACTGAACTGGATATCTGGCAATATATTGAGCAGGAGAACCTGGCGCTTCCCGAGATTTATTATGCCCACGACCGTGAGATCGTGCGTCGCAACGATCTGCTGGTGCCGGTGACCTCCCTGACGCCAAAGCAGGAGTCGGAGCAAAGTGAAATTGTCAGCGTTCGCTTCAGAACCGTTGGCGATATCAGTTGCACCTGCCCGGTAGCCAGCACGGCCGCAACGCCGGCAGATATTATCCGGGAAACGGCTATCGCCGAGATCACCGAAAGAGGGGCCACGCGCATGGATGATCAGCTGAGCGAAGCCTCCATGGAAAAACGCAAAAAAGAAGGCTACTTCTAA
- a CDS encoding sulfate adenylyltransferase subunit 1, which yields MTTENTNGLLRFITAGSVDDGKSTLIGRLLFDSKAVLSDQLLAVRNAKHKRTVGEQIDLSLLTDGLEAEREQGITIDVAYRYFSTAKRKFIIADTPGHEQYTRNMVTGASTADAAVVLIDPVRALDEQGNVTLLAQTRRHSALLRLLGIRHIVVAVNKMDLIGFDQQRFQNICDAYAQLATQLGLADVRYIPVSALGGDNVVTGSEHMPWYQGQPLLSILESLELAQPGENDPAALRFPVQLVVRQDGSQADDFRGYMGKIAGGQLSVGQEVRVLPGNQTGIVKEILGPDGELSTAVTGDVLTISLDRDIDVSRGDIFVAAEAQVEAKRDIQADVCWFDADPLELKRKYLLRHTFASIPVRINRINKVLDVKTLLNETSSDQLRLNDIGEVQLTLQKPLVSDSYEQNAVTGSFILIDEVSNNTVAAGIIKAAA from the coding sequence ATGACAACTGAAAATACAAACGGACTGTTGCGCTTCATTACGGCTGGCTCGGTCGACGATGGGAAAAGCACCTTAATCGGACGGCTGCTGTTTGACAGCAAAGCGGTGCTGAGTGATCAGCTGCTGGCCGTACGCAATGCCAAACACAAGCGCACGGTGGGCGAACAGATTGACCTGTCGCTGCTGACCGACGGGCTGGAAGCGGAGCGGGAACAGGGCATTACCATCGATGTTGCCTATCGCTATTTTTCGACGGCGAAACGCAAGTTCATTATTGCCGATACCCCCGGACACGAACAATACACGCGCAATATGGTTACCGGTGCATCTACCGCCGATGCGGCAGTGGTGTTGATTGATCCGGTGCGTGCGCTGGATGAGCAGGGTAACGTGACATTGCTGGCGCAAACCCGCAGGCATAGCGCCTTGTTGCGTTTGCTTGGCATCCGCCATATCGTGGTCGCCGTTAACAAGATGGATCTGATCGGCTTTGATCAGCAGCGTTTCCAGAACATTTGTGACGCGTATGCGCAACTGGCTACGCAACTGGGTCTGGCCGATGTGCGCTATATTCCCGTGTCTGCGCTGGGCGGTGATAACGTGGTAACGGGCAGCGAACACATGCCCTGGTATCAGGGCCAGCCCCTGCTGTCGATTCTGGAGTCGCTTGAACTGGCTCAGCCCGGTGAGAATGATCCTGCCGCGCTGCGGTTTCCGGTGCAACTGGTTGTGCGCCAGGATGGCAGTCAGGCGGATGACTTTCGCGGTTATATGGGCAAAATCGCAGGTGGTCAGCTCTCTGTTGGCCAGGAAGTGCGGGTATTGCCGGGCAACCAGACCGGTATCGTCAAGGAAATCCTGGGGCCTGACGGTGAACTTTCCACTGCGGTCACGGGTGATGTGCTGACCATCAGCCTGGATCGGGATATTGATGTGTCGCGTGGCGATATTTTTGTTGCCGCAGAGGCACAGGTTGAAGCGAAACGGGATATTCAGGCTGATGTGTGCTGGTTTGATGCCGACCCGCTGGAGCTGAAACGCAAGTATCTGTTGCGTCATACCTTTGCCAGCATCCCGGTCAGGATTAACCGGATCAACAAAGTACTGGACGTAAAAACACTGCTGAACGAAACCAGTAGTGATCAATTGCGCCTGAATGATATTGGTGAAGTTCAGCTCACGTTGCAGAAACCACTGGTGAGTGACAGCTATGAGCAGAACGCGGTTACCGGTTCCTTTATTCTGATTGATGAGGTAAGTAATAATACCGTTGCCGCTGGTATTATTAAGGCGGCTGCGTAA
- a CDS encoding sulfate/molybdate ABC transporter ATP-binding protein: MSIEVRHVTKTFGDFTALADISLQIQSGELLALLGPSGCGKTTLLKIVAGLEQPDSGQLLFEGTDATNKHVTERGIGFVFQHYALFRHMTVFDNIAFGLNVKPRRVRPSKAQIHDKVHRLLKMVQLDWLADAYPSQLSGGQRQRIALARSLAVEPQVLLLDEPFGALDARVRKDLRRWLRQLHDEIHLTSIFVTHDQEEALEVSDRVVVMNHGQIEQVGTPDEIYEHPASAFVTQFLGDVNLFHGRIQDEQFTRGDYVQPLAPGNIHGSSDDEVTAYIRPHDIELTQDASNALDRGTIEHVHAIGPVVRLELARTGSPDPIEVVMTRERYRLLGLNPGDTVYVKPRKMAVFTRNNTSAAA, encoded by the coding sequence GTGAGCATTGAAGTTCGTCATGTCACAAAAACATTCGGTGACTTTACTGCACTGGCCGACATCAGCCTGCAGATCCAGAGCGGAGAATTATTGGCGCTGCTCGGCCCCTCGGGCTGCGGCAAAACCACACTGCTCAAAATCGTGGCCGGACTGGAGCAGCCCGATTCAGGCCAGTTGCTGTTTGAAGGCACCGATGCCACCAACAAGCATGTGACCGAGCGCGGTATCGGTTTTGTTTTTCAGCATTACGCGCTTTTCCGCCACATGACCGTATTCGATAACATTGCTTTCGGCCTGAACGTCAAGCCACGACGCGTCCGGCCATCGAAAGCGCAAATCCACGATAAGGTACATCGCCTGCTGAAAATGGTGCAGCTGGACTGGCTGGCCGACGCCTATCCCAGCCAGTTATCCGGTGGACAGCGACAGCGGATCGCACTGGCTCGCTCGCTGGCCGTCGAACCGCAAGTGCTGTTGCTGGACGAACCCTTTGGTGCGCTGGACGCCCGGGTACGCAAGGATTTGCGCCGCTGGCTCCGGCAATTGCATGACGAGATCCATCTGACCAGTATTTTCGTGACCCATGATCAGGAAGAGGCGCTGGAAGTGTCCGATCGCGTTGTTGTCATGAATCATGGGCAGATAGAGCAAGTGGGCACGCCCGATGAAATCTATGAACATCCTGCCAGTGCGTTTGTGACCCAGTTTCTGGGCGACGTTAACCTGTTTCACGGTCGCATCCAGGATGAGCAGTTCACCCGCGGTGATTATGTACAGCCCCTGGCTCCAGGCAATATTCATGGAAGCAGCGATGACGAGGTGACTGCCTATATCCGCCCACACGACATTGAACTTACACAGGACGCCAGCAATGCCCTGGACCGCGGAACCATCGAGCATGTGCATGCCATTGGCCCGGTTGTACGGCTGGAACTGGCGCGTACAGGCTCACCCGACCCGATTGAAGTGGTGATGACGCGCGAACGCTACCGGTTGCTTGGGCTGAATCCTGGCGACACGGTTTATGTCAAACCCCGCAAAATGGCCGTCTTCACCCGCAACAATACATCGGCTGCGGCTTAA
- the cysW gene encoding sulfate ABC transporter permease subunit CysW has product MNTPFRRTEKPWIRFLLTAIALVFILLFIALPMFLVFTEAFSRGWAFYVDTLSESDALSAISLTLLTAAIAVPLNVVFGVAAAWAIARFNFRGKSFLITLIDLPFSVSPVVAGLMYLLLFGNQTALGVWLDAHDLKIIFAVPGIVLATTFVTFPFVARELIPLMQAQGADEEQAALVLGAGTLQTFWHVTLPNIKWGLLYGVILTNARAMGEFGAVSVISGHIRGITNTIPLHVEILYNEFNIAGAFVCASVLAMLAIVTLILKSIIEWRQHRAHQQSQRRSGSLAQTVAQSKISTANAISAT; this is encoded by the coding sequence ATGAACACCCCTTTTCGCCGAACTGAAAAACCCTGGATCCGTTTTCTGCTGACGGCTATTGCACTTGTATTCATTCTGCTGTTTATCGCCCTGCCCATGTTCCTGGTGTTTACCGAAGCATTCAGCCGGGGCTGGGCATTTTACGTAGACACATTGAGCGAATCGGATGCCCTCTCAGCCATTTCCCTGACGCTGCTCACCGCCGCCATTGCCGTCCCCCTGAATGTGGTTTTCGGTGTGGCGGCGGCCTGGGCCATCGCCCGCTTCAATTTTCGCGGCAAAAGCTTTCTGATCACCCTGATCGATCTGCCCTTCTCGGTCTCGCCGGTTGTTGCCGGCCTGATGTATCTATTGCTGTTTGGCAACCAGACCGCACTGGGCGTGTGGCTGGACGCGCATGATCTGAAAATCATTTTTGCCGTGCCTGGCATTGTGCTGGCCACCACCTTCGTTACTTTCCCATTCGTGGCGCGTGAACTCATTCCACTGATGCAGGCTCAGGGCGCAGACGAAGAACAGGCCGCCCTGGTACTGGGCGCTGGTACCCTGCAGACGTTCTGGCACGTTACCCTGCCGAACATCAAATGGGGCCTGCTGTATGGCGTGATCCTGACCAATGCCCGGGCCATGGGTGAGTTTGGTGCAGTCAGTGTGATTTCCGGGCATATACGCGGTATAACCAACACCATTCCCCTGCACGTAGAGATTCTGTATAACGAATTCAATATTGCGGGTGCATTTGTATGTGCGTCTGTACTGGCCATGCTGGCCATCGTGACATTGATTCTTAAATCGATTATTGAGTGGCGCCAGCACCGTGCGCATCAACAATCGCAACGGCGCAGCGGTAGTCTGGCGCAGACTGTTGCACAAAGCAAGATCAGCACTGCGAACGCTATCAGTGCAACATAA
- the cysT gene encoding sulfate ABC transporter permease subunit CysT — protein MTLLKKQYSVLPGFGVTLGITLFWLSLVVLIPFAVLFGWAAQAGIDGFLKTILDDRVIRSLYVTFGASLIAVLINVVFGLITAWVLVRYDFPGKKIVDAFIDLPFALPTAVAGIALTTLYAPNGLLGSLFEPTGPIGALFAPLNMRIAYTPNGIVIALIFISLPFIVRTIQPVLEDLEVELEDAATCLGANRWQIFAKVIFPAIAPALLTGAAMAFARAAGEYGSVIFIAGNIPMVSEITPLLITAKLEQSDYIGATALAVLMLMISFLVLLLINLIQRWNNKRSGMN, from the coding sequence ATGACACTGCTTAAAAAACAATATTCGGTTCTGCCCGGCTTTGGAGTCACGCTGGGCATTACGCTTTTCTGGCTCAGTCTGGTCGTACTGATTCCGTTCGCCGTCCTGTTTGGCTGGGCGGCCCAGGCGGGCATCGACGGCTTTTTGAAAACCATTCTCGACGATCGGGTGATTCGCTCGCTGTATGTGACCTTCGGCGCGTCACTGATCGCCGTGTTGATCAATGTCGTCTTCGGTCTGATCACCGCCTGGGTATTGGTCCGATACGACTTCCCCGGAAAAAAAATCGTCGATGCCTTTATCGATTTGCCGTTTGCACTGCCCACTGCAGTTGCCGGGATTGCACTGACCACCCTGTATGCGCCCAACGGCTTGCTGGGTAGCCTGTTTGAGCCCACCGGCCCGATCGGTGCCCTGTTCGCCCCGCTGAACATGCGGATCGCCTATACGCCTAACGGTATCGTCATAGCACTGATTTTTATCAGTCTGCCTTTTATCGTTCGCACCATCCAGCCGGTACTGGAGGATCTGGAGGTGGAACTGGAAGACGCGGCTACGTGTCTTGGCGCCAATCGCTGGCAAATATTTGCCAAGGTCATCTTTCCGGCCATTGCTCCTGCCCTGCTCACCGGCGCCGCCATGGCGTTTGCCCGGGCTGCCGGCGAGTACGGCTCGGTGATTTTTATCGCGGGCAACATTCCCATGGTGTCGGAAATCACACCGCTGCTGATTACCGCCAAGCTGGAACAATCAGACTACATCGGTGCTACCGCGCTGGCGGTACTGATGCTGATGATTTCCTTTCTGGTCCTGCTGCTGATCAATCTGATACAGCGCTGGAATAATAAACGCAGTGGCATGAACTGA
- a CDS encoding sulfate ABC transporter substrate-binding protein has protein sequence MTSLSTLFRSISIAALSLTTVLSAAHAKDVTLLNVSYDPTRELYQEIDGIFAKQWKDKTGDTLTIKQSHGGSGSQARSVDNGLDADVVTLALAIDINNIARKSKRINADWETKFPHNSTPFTSTIVFLVRKGNPKGIHDWSDLIKPDVQVITPNPKTSGGARWNYLAAYAWAKAQPGGSEESAKQYLKDLYGHVPVLDSGARGSTLTFVQRQIGDVLLAWENEAFLSQKELGKGQFDIVVPSLSVLAEPPVAVVDKVVDKRGTRDVATAYLNFLYTPEAQRIAIKNFYRPTDKSLADEAAKLFPPLKTVSIADLGGWDDVNKKHFADGAIFDQIYLKK, from the coding sequence ATGACTTCACTTTCTACCCTTTTTCGCAGCATTTCAATCGCCGCGCTTTCGCTCACTACGGTTCTGTCTGCGGCACATGCCAAGGACGTCACCCTGCTTAACGTGTCCTACGACCCTACCCGCGAACTGTATCAGGAAATTGATGGCATTTTTGCCAAGCAATGGAAAGACAAAACCGGCGATACGCTGACCATCAAACAATCGCATGGCGGCTCCGGCTCGCAGGCACGTTCGGTTGACAACGGTCTGGATGCCGATGTCGTTACCCTTGCCCTGGCCATCGACATCAATAATATCGCCCGCAAGAGCAAGCGGATCAACGCAGACTGGGAAACCAAATTTCCACACAATAGTACGCCCTTCACCTCGACCATTGTATTTCTGGTCCGCAAGGGTAACCCCAAAGGCATCCACGACTGGAGCGACCTGATCAAGCCAGACGTCCAGGTCATCACCCCAAACCCCAAAACCTCGGGTGGCGCCCGCTGGAACTATCTGGCCGCGTATGCCTGGGCCAAAGCCCAGCCGGGCGGCTCCGAGGAATCGGCAAAACAATATCTGAAAGACCTGTATGGCCATGTGCCGGTACTGGACTCGGGTGCGCGCGGCTCAACCCTGACTTTCGTACAGCGCCAGATTGGCGACGTGCTGCTGGCCTGGGAAAACGAAGCCTTTTTATCGCAAAAGGAACTAGGCAAGGGCCAGTTTGATATTGTCGTGCCATCTCTGTCGGTATTGGCTGAACCTCCGGTGGCCGTTGTCGACAAAGTGGTCGATAAGCGTGGTACCCGTGACGTGGCTACTGCGTATCTGAATTTCCTGTATACGCCGGAAGCACAGCGCATCGCGATCAAAAATTTCTACCGTCCCACCGATAAAAGCCTGGCAGACGAGGCAGCCAAGCTGTTCCCGCCACTTAAAACGGTCTCGATTGCCGATCTGGGCGGCTGGGATGACGTCAACAAGAAACATTTTGCCGACGGCGCGATTTTTGATCAGATTTACCTGAAGAAATAA